A genomic segment from Nocardia cyriacigeorgica GUH-2 encodes:
- a CDS encoding leucyl aminopeptidase, whose translation MTAVADRPLGPELHRTESIGPDTDVLVIGLTSSEDGPAIAPEDMFSDVLGPELRAQLLDQLGAVGAKGKAEELTRIPAPAGLDNVTSVLAVGLGSADKLDAEQIRRSAGVAARSLSGTELVSTTLSGLDLAAAAEGFYLGAYSFTPFRSDKTAPKPDERPVVRVELLVPEPSFGIMELLRAQLVAEAVATARDFVNTPPSHLYPAEFAARAQVLAEAAGLEVEVLDENALEAGGYGGIIGVGKGSSRPPRLVRLTYAGGPKKVALVGKGITFDTGGISIKPAQNMENMTSDMAGAAAVVATALLAARLSLPITVTATVPMAENMPSATAQRPGDVLTQYGGTTVEVINTDAEGRLILADAIVRAGEDEPDYLIDVATLTGAQMVALGTRTPGVMGTEDFRDRVARISREVGENGWAMPLPAELRSDLNSKVADLANVTPHRWGGMLAAGLFLKEFVPEGVQWAHVDIAGPAYNTGGPFGYIGKGGTGVPVRTLIAVLEDIAAE comes from the coding sequence ATGACCGCTGTCGCTGATCGCCCGCTGGGCCCCGAACTGCATCGCACCGAATCCATCGGCCCCGACACCGATGTGCTCGTCATCGGACTGACCTCGTCGGAGGACGGCCCGGCCATCGCGCCCGAGGACATGTTCAGTGATGTACTCGGGCCCGAGCTGCGCGCACAACTGCTCGATCAGCTCGGCGCCGTCGGCGCGAAGGGCAAGGCCGAGGAACTGACCCGGATTCCCGCGCCCGCCGGACTCGACAACGTCACCAGCGTGCTCGCCGTCGGCCTCGGCAGCGCCGACAAACTCGACGCCGAGCAGATCCGCCGCAGCGCCGGTGTGGCCGCACGGTCGCTGTCGGGCACCGAACTGGTGTCGACCACGCTGTCCGGGCTCGACCTCGCCGCCGCGGCGGAGGGCTTCTATCTGGGCGCCTACTCGTTCACCCCGTTCCGCTCGGACAAGACCGCACCCAAGCCCGACGAGCGTCCGGTGGTGCGCGTCGAATTGCTGGTGCCCGAGCCGAGTTTCGGCATCATGGAGCTGCTGCGCGCGCAGCTGGTGGCCGAAGCCGTCGCCACCGCACGCGATTTCGTCAACACTCCGCCCAGCCACCTCTACCCCGCCGAGTTCGCCGCACGCGCCCAGGTTCTGGCCGAGGCCGCCGGGCTCGAGGTCGAAGTCCTCGACGAGAACGCCTTGGAGGCAGGCGGTTACGGCGGCATCATCGGCGTCGGCAAGGGCTCCTCGCGTCCGCCGCGGCTGGTGCGGCTCACCTATGCAGGCGGCCCGAAGAAGGTCGCGCTGGTCGGTAAGGGCATCACCTTCGACACCGGCGGCATCTCCATCAAGCCCGCGCAGAACATGGAGAACATGACCTCGGATATGGCCGGTGCCGCCGCGGTCGTGGCCACCGCGCTGCTGGCCGCGCGGCTGAGCCTGCCGATCACCGTCACCGCGACCGTGCCGATGGCCGAGAATATGCCCTCGGCGACCGCGCAGCGCCCCGGCGATGTGCTCACCCAGTACGGCGGCACCACCGTCGAGGTCATCAATACCGACGCCGAGGGCCGGCTGATCCTGGCCGACGCCATCGTCCGCGCCGGCGAGGACGAGCCCGACTACCTCATCGACGTCGCCACCCTGACCGGTGCGCAGATGGTCGCGCTCGGCACCCGCACCCCGGGCGTGATGGGCACCGAGGACTTCCGCGATCGCGTCGCCCGCATCTCGCGCGAGGTCGGCGAGAACGGCTGGGCGATGCCGCTGCCCGCCGAACTGCGGTCCGACCTCAACTCCAAGGTCGCCGATCTGGCCAATGTCACCCCGCACCGCTGGGGCGGCATGCTCGCGGCCGGGCTGTTCCTGAAGGAGTTCGTGCCCGAGGGCGTGCAGTGGGCGCACGTCGATATCGCGGGCCCGGCCTACAACACCGGCGGACCGTTCGGCTACATCGGCAAGGGCGGCACCGGTGTTCCGGTCCGCACGCTCATCGCCGTGCTGGAAGACATCGCCGCGGAGTAG
- a CDS encoding TetR/AcrR family transcriptional regulator C-terminal domain-containing protein: MAALDACVTCGQPLAHPARGRRRRYCSRSCQARAYRARRDALIPAHHTAPTRRRATGAPPTAVTIARTAVELADRLGLDGLSTRRLAGELGVTTAALYRHYADRDALLAAMAELVLAEVPPPPPELTGWRARVAYEARQEWQLYQRHPWLLPVLARTRPPIGPALFDILERTFSALDEPAMTPHEILSIYLALSGLVQGIALMWSAEYVERALDPDAQPGEQVQAELAELLDPAIRPVLGKLFGTGPPEVDFDAVIDAGIDLLLDGVAARYRRHPAS; encoded by the coding sequence ATGGCGGCCTTGGACGCATGCGTGACCTGCGGACAACCCCTCGCCCACCCGGCCCGCGGACGACGCCGCCGCTACTGCTCCCGCTCCTGCCAGGCCCGCGCGTACCGTGCCCGCCGCGACGCCCTCATCCCGGCGCACCACACAGCACCCACCCGCCGCCGCGCCACCGGCGCACCGCCGACCGCCGTCACCATCGCCCGCACCGCCGTCGAACTGGCCGATCGCCTCGGCCTGGACGGCCTGTCCACCCGGCGGCTGGCCGGCGAACTCGGCGTCACCACCGCCGCGCTGTACCGGCACTACGCCGACCGCGACGCGCTACTGGCCGCCATGGCCGAACTGGTCCTCGCCGAGGTACCGCCGCCGCCACCGGAGTTGACCGGATGGCGCGCCCGCGTCGCTTACGAGGCGCGTCAGGAATGGCAGCTCTACCAGCGTCATCCGTGGTTGCTGCCGGTGCTGGCCCGGACCCGGCCACCGATCGGTCCCGCCTTGTTCGACATCCTGGAGCGCACCTTCAGCGCACTGGACGAGCCGGCCATGACGCCGCACGAGATCCTGTCGATCTACCTCGCCCTGTCCGGCCTGGTCCAGGGCATCGCCCTGATGTGGAGCGCGGAGTACGTGGAGCGAGCGCTCGATCCGGACGCCCAGCCCGGTGAGCAGGTGCAGGCCGAGCTGGCCGAGCTGCTCGATCCGGCAATACGTCCGGTGCTGGGCAAACTGTTCGGCACCGGGCCGCCGGAGGTCGATTTCGACGCAGTCATCGACGCCGGCATCGACCTGCTCCTCGACGGTGTCGCCGCGCGCTACCGGCGGCACCCCGCGTCGTGA
- a CDS encoding GNAT family N-acetyltransferase, producing MGTTLTVRRASEADRDAVVEAFGKCSDEAVTAWVLEGHPVEAYIDQHVPMIIDRGLKEDEIWIAGAGEEVWAVSIWQHVTSMDRFVAEAEEARAMREQMPELSIARRLDAVMSLLAAEHPREIPHRYLQVIVTVPEHRGKGAGAAILADRLPVFTAERIPAFLEASTERSSRLYARHGFEATGINHTLPENGPTLRPMWFRP from the coding sequence ATGGGTACCACGCTGACGGTGCGGCGGGCGAGCGAGGCGGATCGGGATGCGGTGGTCGAGGCGTTCGGCAAATGCTCGGACGAGGCGGTGACGGCCTGGGTGCTGGAGGGGCATCCGGTCGAGGCCTACATCGACCAGCATGTGCCGATGATCATCGATCGCGGGTTGAAGGAGGACGAGATCTGGATCGCCGGGGCCGGCGAGGAGGTCTGGGCGGTATCGATCTGGCAGCACGTCACCTCGATGGACCGGTTCGTCGCCGAGGCCGAGGAGGCGCGGGCGATGCGGGAGCAGATGCCGGAGCTGAGCATCGCGCGGCGGCTGGACGCGGTGATGTCGTTGCTCGCCGCGGAGCACCCGCGCGAGATTCCGCATCGGTATCTCCAGGTGATCGTCACCGTGCCGGAACATCGCGGCAAGGGTGCGGGCGCGGCGATCCTCGCCGACCGGTTGCCGGTGTTCACCGCCGAACGGATTCCGGCGTTCCTCGAGGCCAGCACCGAGCGCTCGTCGCGGTTGTACGCGCGCCACGGATTCGAGGCCACCGGTATCAACCACACGCTGCCGGAGAACGGGCCTACGCTGCGGCCGATGTGGTTCCGGCCCTGA
- the gcvT gene encoding glycine cleavage system aminomethyltransferase GcvT: MSDADLLQGPIHDLHVELGASFAPFGGWEMPVSYAGTVAEHQAVRTTVGLFDVSHLGKATVRGPGAAEFVNATLSNDLGRIRPGKAQYTLCCTEDGGVIDDLIAYYVADDEIFLVPNAANTATVVAELRKVAPEGITVTDEHRDYAVFAVQGPRSTEVLTALGLPTDLEYMAYADAEWDGRPVRVCRTGYTGEHGYELLPRWADAEPLFRALVREVQAADGQVAGLGARDTLRTEMGYPLHGHELSTEISPVQARAGWAVGWKKPEFWGKAALEQEKAAGPKRILLGLKALDRGVLRQGQQVLLGDQVVGETTSGTFSPSLKVGIALALLDTGAALEPGAEVAVDVRGRRLRCEVVRPPFVEVKAK, encoded by the coding sequence GTGAGCGACGCTGACCTGCTGCAAGGGCCGATCCATGATCTCCACGTCGAACTGGGTGCGAGTTTCGCGCCGTTCGGCGGGTGGGAGATGCCGGTGTCGTATGCGGGCACCGTGGCCGAGCATCAGGCGGTGCGGACCACGGTCGGGCTGTTCGACGTCAGCCATCTCGGCAAGGCGACGGTGCGCGGGCCCGGTGCGGCGGAGTTCGTCAACGCGACGCTGAGCAACGACCTGGGGCGGATCCGGCCGGGTAAGGCGCAGTACACGCTGTGCTGCACCGAGGACGGCGGCGTCATCGACGATCTGATCGCCTACTACGTCGCCGACGACGAGATCTTCCTCGTGCCCAATGCCGCCAACACCGCAACCGTCGTGGCGGAGCTGCGGAAGGTGGCGCCCGAGGGCATCACCGTGACCGACGAGCACCGCGACTACGCCGTGTTCGCGGTGCAGGGCCCGCGCTCCACCGAGGTGCTGACCGCGCTCGGCCTGCCGACCGACCTCGAGTACATGGCCTACGCCGACGCCGAATGGGATGGGCGGCCCGTGCGGGTCTGCCGCACCGGCTACACCGGCGAGCACGGCTACGAGCTGCTGCCGCGCTGGGCCGACGCCGAACCGCTGTTCCGCGCCCTGGTCCGCGAGGTGCAGGCCGCCGACGGACAGGTCGCCGGCCTCGGCGCCCGCGACACCCTGCGCACCGAGATGGGTTATCCACTGCACGGGCACGAGCTGTCCACCGAGATCTCGCCGGTGCAGGCGCGGGCCGGGTGGGCGGTCGGCTGGAAGAAGCCGGAGTTCTGGGGCAAGGCCGCGCTGGAACAGGAGAAGGCGGCCGGACCCAAGCGAATCCTGTTGGGGCTCAAGGCTCTCGATCGCGGTGTGCTGCGGCAGGGGCAGCAGGTCCTGCTCGGGGATCAGGTCGTGGGGGAGACCACCTCGGGAACGTTCTCGCCGTCGCTGAAGGTGGGTATCGCGCTCGCCCTGCTCGACACCGGGGCCGCGCTGGAACCGGGTGCCGAAGTCGCGGTGGATGTGCGTGGGCGGCGGCTGCGGTGCGAGGTGGTCCGGCCGCCGTTCGTCGAAGTCAAGGCGAAATAG
- a CDS encoding branched-chain amino acid aminotransferase, producing MTAAAQFTRIPHPAPLPEQRVQEILTAPGFGRYFTDHMVSIDYTEAAGWSNARVEPYGPLSMDPATMVFHYGQAIFEGLKAYRQPDGSVSCFRIDANAARFRRSARRMAMAELPDELFIESVRQLLEVDERWVPAAGGEESLYLRPFMFATESGLGVKPAAAYKYLLLGSPAGAYFPRGVKPVRVWLSTEYVRAAPGGTGEAKVAGNYAASLLAQAEATEKGCDQVVWLDACERRYVEEMGTNNLFFVFGSGSDARLVTPELSGSLLPGITRDSLLTLAADSGYQVEERKISVEEWRKGAESGEITEVFACGTAAVITPVGWVRTGDEEFAIGGGEPGEVTMALRETLTGIQRGTFADIHQWMRRL from the coding sequence ATGACCGCTGCTGCACAGTTCACCCGTATTCCGCATCCGGCTCCGCTTCCGGAGCAGCGGGTACAGGAGATACTGACGGCGCCGGGTTTCGGTCGCTACTTCACCGACCACATGGTCTCCATCGACTACACCGAGGCCGCGGGCTGGAGCAACGCCCGCGTGGAACCGTACGGGCCGCTGTCGATGGATCCGGCGACCATGGTGTTCCACTACGGCCAGGCCATCTTCGAAGGGTTGAAGGCCTACCGCCAGCCCGACGGCAGCGTCTCCTGCTTCCGGATCGACGCCAACGCCGCCCGGTTCCGCCGGTCGGCGCGCCGGATGGCGATGGCCGAACTGCCGGACGAGCTGTTCATCGAATCGGTGCGTCAGCTGCTCGAGGTCGACGAGCGCTGGGTGCCCGCGGCCGGCGGTGAGGAATCGCTGTACCTGCGGCCGTTCATGTTCGCTACCGAATCCGGCCTCGGCGTGAAGCCGGCCGCGGCCTACAAGTACCTGCTGCTCGGCTCGCCCGCCGGTGCCTACTTCCCGCGCGGAGTGAAGCCGGTGCGCGTGTGGCTGTCCACCGAGTACGTGCGCGCGGCTCCCGGCGGCACCGGGGAGGCGAAAGTGGCGGGCAACTACGCGGCCTCGCTGCTGGCGCAAGCCGAGGCCACCGAGAAGGGCTGCGACCAGGTGGTATGGCTGGATGCCTGCGAGCGCCGCTACGTCGAGGAGATGGGCACCAACAACCTTTTCTTCGTCTTCGGGTCCGGTTCCGATGCCCGACTGGTGACGCCGGAACTGTCCGGTTCGCTGCTGCCCGGCATCACCCGCGATTCGCTGCTCACCCTGGCCGCCGACTCCGGCTACCAGGTCGAGGAACGCAAGATCTCGGTGGAGGAATGGCGTAAGGGCGCCGAATCGGGCGAGATCACCGAGGTGTTCGCTTGCGGCACCGCCGCGGTGATCACCCCGGTCGGCTGGGTGCGCACCGGGGACGAGGAGTTCGCCATCGGCGGCGGTGAGCCCGGCGAGGTCACCATGGCCCTGCGCGAGACGCTGACCGGGATCCAGCGCGGCACCTTCGCCGATATCCACCAGTGGATGCGCCGTCTGTGA
- a CDS encoding MBL fold metallo-hydrolase: protein MSAERLYFRQLLSGRDFAVGDPIATQMRNFAYLIGDRDAGECVVVDPAYAAGELADIAEADGLRLTGVLATHHHPDHVGGTMLGFTLRGVRELLEKTSVAVHVNNQELPWVANVTGIAPSELTGHDHGDKVSVGAFDIELLHTPGHTPGSQCFLFDNRLIAGDTLFVDGCGRTDFPGGDSEAMFRSLRYLSELDGNPTVYPGHWYSQDPNASLDTIRANNYVLRPTSLAEWQALMPG, encoded by the coding sequence ATGTCAGCCGAGCGCCTGTACTTTCGTCAGCTGTTGTCCGGACGGGATTTCGCCGTCGGTGATCCCATCGCGACGCAGATGCGCAATTTCGCCTATCTGATCGGCGACCGGGACGCCGGTGAGTGCGTGGTGGTCGATCCGGCGTATGCCGCCGGTGAGCTGGCCGATATCGCCGAAGCGGACGGGCTGCGGCTGACGGGGGTGCTCGCCACCCATCACCACCCCGACCACGTCGGTGGGACCATGCTCGGCTTCACCCTGCGCGGGGTGCGCGAGCTCCTCGAAAAGACCAGCGTCGCAGTGCATGTCAACAACCAGGAACTACCGTGGGTCGCCAACGTCACCGGGATCGCGCCCAGCGAGCTCACCGGCCACGACCACGGCGACAAGGTGAGCGTCGGCGCGTTCGACATCGAGTTGCTGCACACCCCCGGACACACCCCGGGCAGCCAGTGCTTCCTGTTCGACAACCGCCTGATCGCCGGTGACACGCTGTTCGTCGACGGGTGCGGGCGCACCGACTTCCCCGGCGGCGACTCCGAGGCGATGTTCCGCAGCCTGCGCTATCTGTCCGAATTGGACGGCAATCCCACGGTCTACCCCGGCCACTGGTACAGCCAGGATCCGAACGCCTCGCTCGACACGATCCGCGCCAACAACTACGTGTTGCGCCCGACGTCACTGGCCGAATGGCAGGCGCTCATGCCCGGCTGA
- a CDS encoding adenosylcobinamide-GDP ribazoletransferase gives MIGPRLAFSWLTVLPVRGPDTVDRESAAIAIAWAPVVGASLGVLACGVLWLLTVAGASSAVAGLVTVGVLALSTRGMHLDGLADTADGLGSYGPPERAREIMKSGSAGPFGVAAIVFTVALQAFSFAALADEGRWFAVILAVSLPRVAVVAACRRGTTAAPGTGFGALVAGTQSPITIAAWTLAAVAAAFFALPAHGWLGPLVVALTALAVLVLVRHCLRRFGGLSGDVLGTVIETTTALTALGFSLGP, from the coding sequence ATGATCGGACCGCGTCTCGCCTTCTCCTGGCTGACGGTTCTCCCCGTCCGCGGACCCGACACCGTCGACCGCGAGAGCGCGGCGATCGCCATCGCCTGGGCCCCGGTGGTCGGGGCATCGCTCGGTGTGCTCGCGTGCGGAGTTCTGTGGCTGCTCACCGTGGCCGGGGCGAGTTCGGCGGTGGCCGGCTTGGTCACCGTCGGGGTGCTCGCGCTGAGCACCCGGGGCATGCACCTGGACGGGCTCGCCGACACCGCCGACGGCCTCGGCAGCTACGGCCCACCCGAACGGGCCCGCGAGATCATGAAGAGCGGCAGCGCCGGCCCATTCGGCGTCGCCGCCATCGTCTTCACCGTTGCCCTGCAAGCCTTTTCGTTCGCCGCCCTCGCCGATGAGGGACGCTGGTTCGCGGTGATCCTGGCCGTCTCCCTGCCCAGGGTCGCCGTCGTCGCGGCCTGCCGCAGGGGAACCACAGCCGCCCCGGGTACCGGCTTCGGCGCTCTGGTCGCGGGCACGCAATCGCCGATCACGATCGCCGCCTGGACCCTGGCAGCCGTAGCCGCCGCTTTCTTCGCTCTCCCCGCCCACGGCTGGCTCGGCCCCCTCGTCGTCGCACTCACCGCCCTCGCCGTCCTGGTCCTGGTCCGCCACTGCCTGCGCCGCTTCGGCGGTCTCTCCGGCGACGTCCTCGGCACCGTCATTGAAACCACCACCGCCCTCACCGCCCTCGGCTTCTCCCTCGGCCCCTGA
- the cobT gene encoding nicotinate-nucleotide--dimethylbenzimidazole phosphoribosyltransferase encodes MQVRPEELGTVTDGFGAVAAPDAQVRAAAQQRQARLTKPAGALGRLEALGNWVAACQGVCPPKQFERARVVVFAGDHGIAREGVSAYPSEVTAQMVANFLGGGAAVNAVARVAGATVRVVDMAVDADTDPGISQHKVRRSSGCIDREDALTADEVAAALAAGRAIADEEIDAGADLLIAGDMGIGNTTPATVLIATLTNTEPVAAVGRGTGVDDAGWIRKVAAIRDAMRRARPVAKDPVDLLRVAAGADIAAMAGFLAQAAVRRTPVILDGLVTTAAALVAEDFAAGARDWWLAGHRSTEPAHALALTNLRLDPLIDLEMRLGEGSGALTALPILRAAVATLAEMATFDEAGVSTSDATAAVDLHK; translated from the coding sequence ATGCAGGTGCGACCGGAGGAGCTCGGCACAGTGACAGACGGATTCGGGGCGGTTGCGGCGCCGGACGCGCAGGTGCGGGCGGCGGCGCAGCAGCGGCAGGCCCGGCTGACCAAGCCCGCCGGTGCGCTGGGACGGCTGGAGGCACTGGGCAATTGGGTCGCGGCCTGTCAGGGGGTGTGCCCGCCGAAGCAGTTCGAGCGGGCCCGGGTGGTGGTGTTCGCCGGTGATCACGGGATCGCACGGGAAGGGGTTTCGGCGTATCCGAGCGAGGTGACCGCCCAGATGGTCGCCAACTTCCTCGGCGGCGGGGCGGCGGTGAACGCGGTGGCGCGGGTGGCCGGCGCGACGGTGCGGGTGGTCGACATGGCGGTCGACGCCGACACCGATCCGGGCATCTCGCAGCACAAAGTGCGCCGGTCCAGCGGGTGCATCGACCGCGAGGACGCCCTCACTGCCGACGAGGTCGCCGCCGCACTGGCCGCGGGCCGCGCGATCGCCGACGAGGAGATCGATGCGGGCGCCGACCTGTTGATCGCCGGCGATATGGGCATCGGCAACACCACTCCCGCCACCGTGCTGATCGCGACTCTCACCAATACCGAACCGGTGGCGGCGGTCGGGCGCGGCACCGGTGTCGACGATGCGGGCTGGATCCGCAAGGTCGCCGCCATCCGCGATGCCATGCGCCGCGCCCGCCCGGTCGCGAAGGATCCGGTCGATCTGCTGCGCGTCGCGGCGGGCGCCGATATCGCCGCGATGGCGGGTTTCCTGGCCCAGGCCGCTGTCCGCCGCACCCCTGTCATCCTGGACGGGCTCGTCACCACCGCTGCCGCACTGGTCGCCGAGGACTTCGCCGCAGGCGCCCGCGACTGGTGGCTGGCCGGCCACCGCTCCACCGAACCGGCCCACGCACTGGCCCTGACCAACCTGCGGCTGGACCCACTGATCGATCTCGAGATGCGCCTGGGCGAAGGCTCCGGAGCTCTCACCGCGCTGCCGATCCTGCGCGCTGCCGTCGCCACCCTCGCCGAGATGGCCACCTTCGACGAAGCCGGCGTCAGCACTTCGGACGCCACAGCCGCCGTCGACCTGCACAAATGA
- a CDS encoding TetR/AcrR family transcriptional regulator: MERRRYESLRRQSQADRTRSDIAEAAARLFTAKGWAATSVRDVAEAAGVSVPTVYAAYGNKTGLVWALVNAADLAADQPQQLAELEDRADPAGQLAAMAGYDRRLFERAGNLIELVREAGRTEPELADVYERARKLGDRTRVEVFSSWPDATLRPGLDIATATDIYAALCNVDVYTTCTVERGWSPERVERWWGEALARELLAD; encoded by the coding sequence GTGGAACGCCGCCGTTACGAATCCCTGCGCCGCCAGTCCCAGGCCGATCGCACGCGCAGCGATATCGCCGAGGCCGCGGCCAGGTTGTTCACCGCCAAGGGCTGGGCGGCGACCAGCGTGCGCGACGTCGCGGAGGCCGCCGGGGTCTCGGTGCCGACGGTGTACGCGGCCTACGGGAACAAGACCGGCCTGGTGTGGGCCCTGGTGAACGCCGCGGATCTGGCCGCCGACCAGCCGCAGCAGCTGGCCGAACTGGAAGATCGCGCCGATCCGGCCGGGCAGCTCGCCGCCATGGCGGGCTACGACCGCAGGCTGTTCGAGCGCGCCGGCAATCTCATCGAGCTGGTGCGCGAGGCCGGTCGCACCGAACCGGAACTGGCCGACGTCTACGAGCGCGCCCGCAAGCTGGGTGATCGCACCCGCGTCGAGGTGTTCTCGTCCTGGCCCGACGCCACCCTGCGTCCCGGGCTCGATATCGCGACCGCCACCGACATCTACGCCGCCCTGTGCAATGTCGACGTCTACACCACCTGCACCGTCGAGCGCGGCTGGTCGCCCGAACGGGTCGAACGCTGGTGGGGCGAAGCGCTGGCGCGGGAACTGCTGGCCGACTGA
- a CDS encoding bifunctional adenosylcobinamide kinase/adenosylcobinamide-phosphate guanylyltransferase: MSPTPHPSPARRTLVLGGARSGKSAYAESLVAGGPVRYIATAIPDPADVDFAERIAKHRERRPADWETVENADTATVLADPFPGATLIDDLGTWLTARIDARNAWDEPRGTVSPDTDALVAAVAGYDHRLVIVTPEVGMGVIPATRSGRLFRDELGTLNQRLAQVCDEAVLIVAGLPLRLS; encoded by the coding sequence GTGTCGCCCACCCCGCACCCGTCCCCCGCGCGCCGCACGCTCGTGCTCGGCGGCGCGCGATCGGGGAAGTCGGCGTATGCGGAGTCGCTGGTAGCGGGCGGCCCGGTCCGCTACATCGCCACGGCGATCCCCGACCCGGCCGACGTCGATTTCGCCGAACGCATCGCCAAGCACCGCGAACGCCGACCCGCCGACTGGGAGACCGTCGAGAACGCCGATACCGCAACGGTTCTCGCCGACCCCTTCCCCGGCGCCACGCTGATCGACGACCTCGGCACCTGGCTCACCGCCCGTATCGACGCCCGCAATGCCTGGGACGAACCGCGCGGCACCGTCTCCCCCGACACCGACGCCCTCGTCGCCGCCGTCGCCGGCTACGACCACCGCCTCGTCATCGTCACCCCGGAAGTCGGCATGGGCGTCATCCCCGCCACCCGCTCCGGCCGCCTCTTCCGCGACGAGCTCGGCACCCTCAACCAGCGCCTCGCCCAGGTCTGCGACGAAGCCGTCCTCATCGTCGCGGGACTACCCCTGCGCCTGAGCTGA
- a CDS encoding helix-turn-helix domain-containing protein has translation MLSKVAVVLSERLAMFEFGVVCEVFGLDRTADGLPGFDFRVCGREPGRPLPATSPGISVTPEYGLGELTHADLVAIPAFPATARHDPVVVDAVRAAAEAGAIVLTVCSGAFLAGAAGLLDGRKCTTHWRYVDQLAAQFPEATVDPDVLFVDEGNLITSAGTAAGIDACLHLVRREIGSAAANGIARRMVVPPQRDGGQRQFIERPVPDCASDSLGATLQWMQENLELPHTVESLAARSMMSTRTFARRFAAETGTTPVKWLTTQRVQAAEHLLEDTDLGLEQIAARAGFGSAALLRHHFQRVVGIAPTEYRRRFGTGTT, from the coding sequence ATGTTGTCCAAGGTCGCCGTCGTGCTGTCCGAACGGCTGGCCATGTTCGAGTTCGGCGTGGTCTGCGAGGTGTTCGGCCTCGACCGCACCGCCGATGGCCTGCCCGGATTCGATTTCCGGGTGTGCGGGCGCGAACCCGGACGACCCTTGCCTGCCACCTCGCCGGGGATCTCGGTCACGCCCGAGTACGGCCTCGGCGAACTCACACACGCCGATCTGGTGGCAATTCCCGCTTTCCCGGCCACGGCCCGCCACGACCCCGTCGTCGTCGATGCCGTGCGCGCGGCCGCCGAGGCCGGGGCCATCGTGCTCACCGTCTGCTCGGGTGCGTTCCTGGCGGGTGCGGCGGGTTTGCTCGACGGTCGCAAGTGCACCACGCACTGGCGTTATGTCGACCAGCTCGCCGCCCAATTCCCGGAAGCGACCGTCGACCCCGACGTGCTGTTCGTCGACGAAGGCAACCTCATCACCAGCGCGGGCACCGCCGCGGGCATCGACGCCTGCTTGCACCTGGTGCGCCGGGAAATCGGCAGCGCCGCCGCCAACGGCATCGCCCGCCGCATGGTGGTCCCACCGCAGCGCGACGGCGGCCAGCGCCAATTCATCGAACGCCCCGTCCCCGACTGTGCCTCCGACAGCCTCGGCGCGACCCTGCAATGGATGCAGGAGAACCTCGAGCTCCCGCACACCGTGGAATCGCTGGCCGCCCGCTCGATGATGTCCACCCGCACCTTCGCCCGCCGCTTCGCCGCCGAAACCGGCACCACCCCGGTCAAATGGCTGACGACTCAGCGCGTCCAGGCCGCCGAACACCTGCTGGAGGACACCGACCTCGGACTCGAGCAGATCGCCGCCCGCGCCGGCTTCGGATCGGCGGCCTTGCTGCGCCACCACTTCCAGCGGGTGGTCGGCATCGCGCCGACGGAGTATCGGCGGCGGTTCGGTACGGGGACGACATAG
- a CDS encoding DUF3043 domain-containing protein, translating into MKLFRRGDSSTTDEPADRTSADGDTAANSTRQAATATAGKGRPTPKRRDAEARRRGPVAPAPLTAKEARARRKAARGNKQDRKTAAAERRAAAQDRRARMLAGEDKYLLPRDQGPVRAFVRDIVDARRNLVGLFMPMALVLILSMFAAPALQSIVTLAMLVMMLFMAIEGVMLGRIVNNRVRERFPDSTDTGFRLGWYAFVRASQIRKMRAPKPRVGPGDAV; encoded by the coding sequence GTGAAATTGTTCCGCCGCGGCGACTCCAGCACCACCGACGAGCCCGCCGACCGCACGAGCGCGGACGGCGATACCGCCGCGAACTCGACGCGGCAGGCGGCCACCGCAACCGCGGGCAAGGGCCGTCCCACCCCGAAGCGCCGTGACGCCGAAGCCCGGCGTCGCGGCCCGGTCGCGCCCGCCCCGCTCACCGCGAAAGAGGCCCGCGCCCGGCGCAAGGCAGCCCGCGGCAACAAGCAGGACCGCAAGACGGCCGCCGCCGAGCGCCGCGCCGCCGCCCAGGACCGGCGCGCCCGCATGCTCGCCGGTGAAGACAAGTACCTGCTGCCCCGCGATCAGGGCCCGGTACGGGCGTTCGTCCGCGATATCGTCGACGCCCGGCGCAACCTCGTCGGCCTGTTCATGCCGATGGCGCTGGTGCTGATCCTGTCGATGTTCGCTGCGCCCGCGCTGCAATCGATCGTGACGCTGGCCATGCTGGTCATGATGCTGTTCATGGCCATCGAGGGCGTGATGCTCGGCCGCATCGTCAACAACCGGGTCCGTGAGCGGTTCCCCGATTCCACCGACACCGGGTTCCGGCTCGGGTGGTACGCGTTCGTGCGCGCCTCGCAGATCCGCAAGATGCGGGCGCCGAAGCCGCGGGTGGGTCCGGGCGACGCGGTCTGA